ACTCGGAATCGTTATCTTCAGGTATCTTGAAGGCGATACAATTATCCATCCACAAACGCGAGACAGCGAGAAATACAAACGCCTGTTAACTTCGCACGTTGTCGCCGCTGCCGGAGATGAACGGGCACACAATGCGATCATAAAAACAATTCGACGCGTCAACTTCCGCGAAGGGGTAAACCGCCGATTCATTCTTGTCACCGATGAAGCGAGCAAAGGGTCTTATACGCTACCAGAAGTGTTAGCACAATGCTTCCAAAACAACATCATTGTAGATGTTATCGGTATTAATCATACCACACATAGGGCGTTAACGACGAAAACTGGGGGACTCTGGTATCCCATTCCGATACAGGAGTAGCAGTCAGCAATCAGCAAACAGCGGTCAGAGGAATAATTTTCAACGCAGAGATTTAGTTTTAACGAAAACTTAGCCCGTAACGAAGTGGAGGGCGGATCTACGGAAAGGCACTTCAAATACTAATTTCACGTCAGTTAACCGCAAGGAAAATTAAAAAGATGAAATGGTCATTGAATACTTATCAAACCTGCCAAGAGTGGGAACTCGAACGTATACTTGACACCGCTGCCGCGACCGGCTATCATGGTGTCGAATTATTAATGGACTACAAGCAGAAACACGGATTTGAGTGGGATACGCCAAGAGAGGCTTGGGACGGACTCAAGGCACAGGTCGATGCGAGTGCCGTTGTTATCTCCTCACTCACGAGTTGCCAAAATTTTCACTCCGAAAACGCTGCCGATCGTAAAGAAACCGTTCGACGCGTTACACGCGTAATCGACATGGCGGAATTTATGGACTGTGATCATGTTCGAGTGCTCGGCGACCGATATACTGATGAGAATCGCGACGCTATTGTTGGTTACGTCACGGATGGGCTGAAGGCTCTCGGTGCTTACGCCGCTGAAAAAGATATTACTGTCTCTATTGAGATGCACGGTTCCTTCACAGATCCGGATTCGGCAATGGAAGTCATCGAAGGTGTGAATCTCCCGAACGTCGGCTTCGTCTTCAATTCGCAATTCATTGGTTGCGATGCTGGGAGTATTGATCCCCTCTTTTCGCGTGTAGGTTCACACATTACTGCGGTGCATACACACCGTGTGGAAGAACCTGAGACGTTTGACCTCTACCGGCAGATGTTCCAATGGCTCAATCGCATCGGTTTCTCAGGCTACATCTCCAACGAATGTGCTTATACGGGTTCCGACCCGGAGAAGGTGCTTGCCCTGTACGTAGGAATTTTCAAGGCGTTTGTTTAAAAATGGACACCCCACAATCAGCACACCTTTATAAACGGGTCGCAATTCCAGACGCGTTTCTGAATGAAACATCGGAAAACGCGTGGGGTGGCGATATCCGCATCGGTGATCTGACGGGCGACGGAACGGTTGACTTACTCGTGTACAAATCGCTCGGTGGTATTCACCCCTGTTTCCTCGGCGCGTTCACGTTGGAAGGTGAACCCCTCTGGTCCATCGGGGATAAGAACCTCGAAATTAGAGATGCGGATGCAAAGGACACCACGCTAACGACCCTCTCGCCCGACCGCCCCGGTCCTGTCGCTATTTACGATATAGATGCCGATGGACAGGCAGAGGTCATCTGTTTCTGGGTAGACGTGGATGCTCCAGAAGTGAGTAAATGGGATCTGTCCGCAATCCGCCTAATGATTTTAGACGGTGCCACAGGTGCCGTCAAACATACCTCTGCGCCGGACGCGTTGTGCCAGTGTAATGCGTCCGCTGAAGGCGAAATCCATATCTCCAACTACGTCCATCAACGATTGATGATTGCCAATCTCTGCGGAAATGCCCAACCACAAGATTTTGTCGTGAAGGTAGGTGTGAATCTGCTCGCTTTTAACCATAAATTGGAACTGCTCTGGCAGTATACCGACGCGTGGTTCCGTTATCCGAAGCACTCTGCATACATTCCAGCAGTCGGCGACTTTAATGGTGACGGACGCGATGAAGTTAACGGTGGCAATTTCGGTCTTGCTGCGGATGGCACAGTCCTTTGGAATCATTTTTTTGGCGATAATATGGACTCGGTTTTAGTTTCCGAATGGAATGGCAGGAACCGAGCGATCCTCTCCGGTGGCGGACAGGTGGTGGATGCCGAAGGCAATCCGATTCTCTCACTCGGTTTCGACGTTGTGCCACATGGACAAGAGATTCGGTGTGGCAGATTACTACCAGACGCGCCTGAAAACGCTTTGGTTATCCGATATAACGGACACCACACCGACCTGATGATCGTAGACAACAACGGGCAGATTAAAAATAGGTTTAACGTCGATGAAACGCCGAACAATACAGGCTTGGAAATTATCCGCTGGAATGGGGACGATACTTGCGAATTGATTTATAGTCCTGCTGCGCTCTACGATAGTAGCGGAAACAAGGTGGTGATGTTCCCTGAACTGCCGCCACCCAGAGGTGGGAAAATGGGCTGGTATCACTGCTTTCCTGCGGATGTTTGCGGCGATACACGCGAAGAGGTTATCCTCTACGATCCGTATAGCGACGCTGTTTATATCTACACACCCACGCCTTTCCAACCCGACCTGTTCGTTGGATACCAACATACCGAGCGGCAATATAACACCCGTTTAATGGATTGAAATATGCAGAACAAGGTTGTCAATAAATTTCTACTCATCTCGATCGATTGTTGGCGGTTCGATGCCCTCAGTCGGACGAATCCGTTTTTTAACACGCCAAAGTTCGACCTGTTGACGCAGGATTTCTCGCTCGCTGAAAAGTTTTTCGTGCCAGCACCGGCGACGCGTCCCTCGCATACCTCCTATTTTACGGGACTTTATCCGTTTGAACACGGGGTCTACGGACAAACCTATCTCAAGATGTTTGAAGGCATCCCAAACCTGTTCCAGATATTTGATGACGCAGGCTATCATATCACGGGACGTTCCGAACGTCCGGAAGTGTTCCGTTTCCTTGATTTTGAGCCGTTCATCACGTCGGTTGACCCAAACGCGAATGCACAACATCTCGGTTCGCTTGAAGACCTTGTCCAGCAAATCAATCAACCTTCTGACGTGCCGCAATTCTGTTTTCTGCATTTCTGGTATACACACGGCGGTTACGGCATGAGCGGGATCCCGGGAGCACCGAGCCTCAAATCACTTGTGGATAACGGTAGGATAGATGAGGCATTGCGGTTCTATTACGCCGCTGCGACGCACATACTCGAATTCAAGTTAGTTGAAATTCTGAAGCAACTTCAACTCTCGGACTGGGCAGTCTTCATCTTTGGAGATCACGGCGAAGGTATCTGCGAGGAAATTACCGATCACGGCGGCACACTCAATCAGAATGTGTTACACGTGCCACTGTTGGCACATATCCCTGGTGTATCAAATCTCGCCCTCTCATTTGAAAGTCCAAACCCACCGATTTCAGCGATCGACCTGTTCCCGACGATTACAAATCTGGCGGGTATTGATGTAGACTATCACGGATATGGACGAGACCTATTGTCTCCATCGAAAATTGACGAAAACCGTTTAGTATTGTCGGAGTTGGATAGTCTCTACGGGGTCGGGTTCCTCAGTCGGGACAACTTAGAGATGCCACACCATCGCGTGACCTCTCGGACGACGGTCGATAATGAGGAAATCCGTAAGTATTCGGAAGGCGTTCGGCTCTGGTCGTTGACGGATGGTGAGTATCTCTATCGAGAAGATGAGCAGACGGGTGAGTTTGTGTATCGACATGTGCTGAGCGGCGAGGATCTCACCTGTGAGGACCCAGACCGTTTTCGCGACGCTTACGACGAAATTTTGATGAATTCTAATTATCAGCACCTGCTGACCCAAGAATCCACAGATGAGGAGACGGAGATTCTGGAAGGCAAATTGCGGGATCTGGGGTATGTTGAGTGATGTTGCATGCCTGTCTTCCCTATTTGTTCACAGGAAAGACGCTTTCGCTGTCCGGCTTGAAAGGATTTTTGTTGACCAAGGGGATATTCCCTTTTTTTCGCTCAACGAGTTCCCAATCGCCGGTTTTCCAATGTTTTTCATAAGCATAAATAACGGCGTGTGCACACCAGTCTGGATCCTCAAATTCCAACCAGACACGTTTTGCTTGCGGATGAATCTCATCGTCTATGGAGGCGACGGCGTGTTCATGATTCTCGGACCAGATAAGGCACTGTTGCTTGGGTTCTGATGGATGTAAGCTTTCCAGTGCTTCTCTGCTCGTTAGCGTAAACAGATCCCTGTATCTCATCTTTTCCGCACCGTCTCTACAGTTCGTGAATTGTTGCCTCAAGCGTCTCAAGACCAACAACGGCAACTGTTGCCTTCCCCGTCGTCCAACCACCGGTTTCACCAGGATTGAGTAGGAGCGATTCTCCCTTCTGGATGTCTATCTGGTGGGTGTGTCCGTAGACGACGATGTCGTAATCGCCACTTTTGGCAATAGGGATGGCGAGTTCGGGGTAGTGCATCACAGCGATGTTTCTGTCGCCGAGCGATACACTTGCAAGATTGGGATGCACCTCACCGATTGCTTCAAACCGTTGTGCAACGACGACACGCTCGCCGTCATTGTTTCCAAAAACGCCGACAACGCGGCAGTTTAGATCGGCTAACGGGTCAATCGCAAACGGCGCGATAAAATCACCAGCATGGACGACGTGCGACAGCGCGTTCGACGTTCGGGATGTTGTCGTGACTGTCAGACATGACACCAAGTTTCATATTTTTAACTTTCCTTGCGGTTAAATAAGGTGCATCTGAATTAGCGAGTACGTTTCTTAAACCCGCGCCCCACTTCGTTACGCGCTAATGTTTTTGAATCTTAATCGTGTAGATTCCCAAAAACCTCCGCGTAAGCGGAGCGAAAACCCAACAATTAAAAAATCTGTTTAGGCGACTACCGAGACAGGCACTCTGTGGATAACATTTCCGAGGTAGCCTTTCGGGTTCCACGTTTGGTTGAAAGGCTGCGCGGCACCCGTTTCGTCGAACGCGCGTGCCCATATTTCATAATAACCGCTATTGGCAAAGGTAAGTTCGGCTTCCCAATGATACCAAGCGTATCTGTTTGATGGCGGAATCAACCGGGTTTCCTGCCACTGAAGACCGAAATCTGTAGAGACCTGCCCACGCATGACCTCTCGCCTCTATCGGGACTCCTGCTGCAAATTCCAGATGTGGTTCGGGACGGGTTATGAGCGACTTAACCTGCCATGCAGTCGCGATACGCATATCTTCAATCGGAGGCTTATCTCCCGGTGCTATTGGGTCAGCTGGAATACGATAGGAATATCCGCTCATCTTTTCCGAGTCGTGGACCTGATCCCGCACCCAGATACGGTTGAGCCACTTTTGCATGGTGCTGCCGATCCATCCGGGAACAATCAATCTCGCGGGGAATCCGTGGGCTGCTGGCAACACTTCTCCATTCATCTTAAGAGCGATAAGTGTGTGTTCATCCATCGCTTTCTCAATTGGAATTCCACGTGAGAAGGGTTCACTTCCGTCATTGGGTACATCTTCGCCGTAATTTCCGGTATAGACAGCACTCGACTTCAAACCTGCGGCTCGTAAAACATGGCGCAAACGGACACCTGTCCATTCGCTACAGGCGACTGCGCCGCGCTGCCATGGGGTTCCACTCACCTTCGGTTCAAAGAGGTTTCTTCCGTTCCCCGCACATTCCAATACGACTTCCATGGTAACCTGTGGAAAACGCGAAAGGTCATCCATTGACAGTGCCAGTTCTTTATGAACTTCTCCATCTATGACCAATTTCCATCCACGGAGATCCTTTCCTACCGCTCGCTCTGGAATGCCACTGTTATTACGGACGAAATGTCGCGCGGTTGGGGTAACGTCGTCGTTGAGGAAGTGTGGAGCGAACTCACCGTTAAAAGGATTCTGCGAATGGACGATCATGTCCGACTTCGGAAGTCCCGCCGCTTGTGCGTCAACTAAGACAATAGGCGCGAGTCCCCTACCGAACAAACCTCGGTCAACGGCTTCACATCCTGCTCCAAACATCCCTAAACTCGCGAGCAGTGCCCCCTTGCCGATTTTGGCAAGAAAGTCTCGTCTCGTTGCGTCAGGAACAGTTTCAAGTCCATGCGTAAAATTGGATTTGCGACCTGATTTTTGCATAGTTGTAGTTCGTTCTTTTGGGCGTTTACAAGGTGCAGTCATCAAAGAAATCAGAGCGTCTACTCAAAAAACGCTGCGTTGGGTTCACCGCGATAGAGGACCACGCGATATTGCAACTTCAAAGCTTCATCGGATGCGAGATGCAGGGGTTCATAGTAAACGAGCGAGGGATGGATCAAACAGTAATTTTCTCGGTTGCGTACCCACCACGTCGTCGGATAACGAGGGTTATCAGGATGATCGACGATAGCAACACCATAGGTTTTGTTGTCCGTAGGGTGTTGCGAAGTGAAGCTGCACCAACGGCTCTGTTTGCCGAAGATGTCCATCGGTTCGGTGCGTCCATCGGCATCTAACAAGCTCCCCGGTGTGATGATATTGTCGAATCGGATCGCCATGCCGCTGTAGAACCTGCCGTCTGCCCCGGGTTCACCGCGCCGTAGATCCAAAACGACCTCACGCTCGTTCGGTTGTAACGTCAACGACACGAAAATCTGCATCGTATCCGTTGTGGGCGGATGGACGACTATCTCTCGCTGCTCGGTGAGATGCGTCAAGCCCTGCCAATCTATCCACGCGTTCTCAGCCGTTAAACTTGCGCTGTCGGCATCTGCACTTTGCGCGACAATCCGCTGATGGACGATTTTGCCGAAACCTGTCGGGTCGCTGCCGGGTGTCGGTTGTTCCCAGAAATTGACTTCGTTGACCTTTTTCCACGCCACCCATAGACCTTGGTGATGCACATGATCGCCAGGCTCATTCATCGTGAGTGGCGGGGCACCGGGTAGATTCAATGGATGACAAAAGGGACGGTTGCCGTCTTCAGGAAAATGGTACCCCAAGATCTGCTGCCTGTCCCAAGCAATCGTTAAACTGTGTTGTGTCTGTGAAAGTGAAAACATTTTTTAATTTTACCTTACGGAGAAATCAAGTGGGTTAGAACTATCAAGCTCATCTCTGAAATCTGAAGAAACACCCAAGCAAAAACACGCAAGCGGACAGAAGAGAAAGTGCCTAATAAACAAACCCCTTGATCCAACGCCTTGTGAATCATCAAAAATCCCTAATTGAGGTAAGGGTTCACGACTTCGCGTTCAATAGATAAGCCTTCCCATTCATCATCACCGGGTCCGTCGTAGATGAGGGTATGGGGTCCGGCGAAACCCGCCTTTTGGGTGAGATCAAGGCATTGCACGTAATCTTCCGTGTCCATTTCACGCGGTGCTGCGAAATGTGCTTTGGTATGACACGATTCCGCCCACGAGGCAATCGCGGCGAGATCTTCATACTTGGTATCGCCACGCCAGTTCCCAAAGTCGAGACAGAGTCCCACTTTTCCGTCTAATCCGTCTAAAATGGTATTGACATTTTCAGGTGTAGAGAAGATGGAGAACCAGTTTTCGCTCATTACGCGGATGCCTGCGGTGTCAGCGCGTTCGGTAAGCTGCGCGAGGACATCGCGGCTCTGCGCCACCGTTTCCGCGGACGGATCGGCTTTACCACCAATGACACGTGCACACGTCGCACCGAGTTCACCAGCGATATCGATCCACTTTTCAATCCATGCAATGTCGCGTGCTGCGTCAGAGGGATGGGTGATGTCGCCGTCGTCAATCAGTAGAGAGAAAAGCTCAACGTCCGCAGCGGAGAGTGCAGCACGGAGTTCAGCGAGATAGGTTTTCTCGACAGAAGGCAGATGGAAATGACAAATCTCTAAGGTGTTAATGCCGAATTCGGCGACACGTGCGGGTAATTCTAAGAGGGGAATAGGTCCCTTGTTATGGGTTTCGGTTGGGATTTGCATGTCGTGCGCGGGTCCCGTGAATCCCGGTTTTCCAAGTTGTCGATGCAAACTCCATGTTGAGACTGAGAGTCGAGGTATTGACATAGTTTTACTTCTCCAAAGTAGCAGGTCCACTTCGTTGTGCCGTTACATAGATTCCTAAAATAGACTTATGTGAGTATAGACTTTAGTATCTCAAGAATATCTTCATGGTGTGAAGGGCTAAGCATTCCGAACACTTTCACCATCTCAATAACTATGCTGTAGTTGCTCTTATCTATCACAAATTGCGCTATTTCTTTTTTCTCTGCAATACGACCAATTAGGCTTTCGCTCACCTGAAGTTCTGTAATAGAAAAACATAAATAAAGCATTGGTTGGATACCAATTGCGTTTTGCTTTTCCCGTATGGTAATCTCTGCAATGATTTCATATTTTCCAAATTTATATACAAGTTGTGGATAATTCAGGGTCATTCCAAAGAACGTAGTGTCATTAATTTGTTTCTCAACAGGATGTGTTCTGGTTATCTGGCAATCCGGGTGATTAGAGATCAAGTTCTTTTCATCCAGATGAGATAAAAATTCAACAGTCCCCTTTAATTCTGAAGAAGTAATCATATCCCAAGAATAGAAGTAATATAGATATTCGGACAACTCGTACAAAACCTTCTTCTTGCCATTGGCTCCAATGAACGATATTTGAGGCAAGGAGGAATTACTCCTTTTCGCGTATTCTAAATCGTAACCTATTTGCCACTCAACATAATTGTTTTGGGTGAGAGGCACACTTCTGGTAGCATGTGGGTTGCCATACTCATAAAACATGCTCCTTGATTTAATTCTTATTTTCCGCTTATGTTCTGCAAGCGGAATATCTACAAGGATTCTCTTGTTCTCTTCATCAAACATGATGCTCACCCAACAATAATTTGAAATACATATCTAATTCAGATGCGGTCTGTTGCTCCTCCATCGGATTAATCTGAAAATGTTTTTTTAGGAAAGGATGATGTCTAACAGTATCATTGATAAAACAGGATTTATATTGTCTGAAAAGCTCATCATCTATAAGTACATCACAATTTCCAAAATAGAAAGGAAGTCTATGCAGGTTTCTTTTGAACACATCTACATAGGCATAATAATCAAGTTTTCGTTTGTCAATTACAATTGTATTCGCGCTATAACTTTCAACGAAAGTGCGATTTCTTTTTAATGCGTTGATGTCTCGCATCGTCCAAAAAAACAGAGAATCCTCATTTTCGGAGTGATGGATATTTCCCTCTATCGATGAAA
The sequence above is drawn from the Candidatus Poribacteria bacterium genome and encodes:
- a CDS encoding sugar phosphate isomerase/epimerase — protein: MKWSLNTYQTCQEWELERILDTAAATGYHGVELLMDYKQKHGFEWDTPREAWDGLKAQVDASAVVISSLTSCQNFHSENAADRKETVRRVTRVIDMAEFMDCDHVRVLGDRYTDENRDAIVGYVTDGLKALGAYAAEKDITVSIEMHGSFTDPDSAMEVIEGVNLPNVGFVFNSQFIGCDAGSIDPLFSRVGSHITAVHTHRVEEPETFDLYRQMFQWLNRIGFSGYISNECAYTGSDPEKVLALYVGIFKAFV
- a CDS encoding R.Pab1 family restriction endonuclease, producing the protein MFDEENKRILVDIPLAEHKRKIRIKSRSMFYEYGNPHATRSVPLTQNNYVEWQIGYDLEYAKRSNSSLPQISFIGANGKKKVLYELSEYLYYFYSWDMITSSELKGTVEFLSHLDEKNLISNHPDCQITRTHPVEKQINDTTFFGMTLNYPQLVYKFGKYEIIAEITIREKQNAIGIQPMLYLCFSITELQVSESLIGRIAEKKEIAQFVIDKSNYSIVIEMVKVFGMLSPSHHEDILEILKSILT
- a CDS encoding sugar phosphate isomerase/epimerase, yielding MSIPRLSVSTWSLHRQLGKPGFTGPAHDMQIPTETHNKGPIPLLELPARVAEFGINTLEICHFHLPSVEKTYLAELRAALSAADVELFSLLIDDGDITHPSDAARDIAWIEKWIDIAGELGATCARVIGGKADPSAETVAQSRDVLAQLTERADTAGIRVMSENWFSIFSTPENVNTILDGLDGKVGLCLDFGNWRGDTKYEDLAAIASWAESCHTKAHFAAPREMDTEDYVQCLDLTQKAGFAGPHTLIYDGPGDDEWEGLSIEREVVNPYLN
- a CDS encoding metallophosphoesterase, giving the protein MSCLTVTTTSRTSNALSHVVHAGDFIAPFAIDPLADLNCRVVGVFGNNDGERVVVAQRFEAIGEVHPNLASVSLGDRNIAVMHYPELAIPIAKSGDYDIVVYGHTHQIDIQKGESLLLNPGETGGWTTGKATVAVVGLETLEATIHEL
- a CDS encoding molybdopterin-dependent oxidoreductase, whose amino-acid sequence is MQKSGRKSNFTHGLETVPDATRRDFLAKIGKGALLASLGMFGAGCEAVDRGLFGRGLAPIVLVDAQAAGLPKSDMIVHSQNPFNGEFAPHFLNDDVTPTARHFVRNNSGIPERAVGKDLRGWKLVIDGEVHKELALSMDDLSRFPQVTMEVVLECAGNGRNLFEPKVSGTPWQRGAVACSEWTGVRLRHVLRAAGLKSSAVYTGNYGEDVPNDGSEPFSRGIPIEKAMDEHTLIALKMNGEVLPAAHGFPARLIVPGWIGSTMQKWLNRIWVRDQVHDSEKMSGYSYRIPADPIAPGDKPPIEDMRIATAWQVKSLITRPEPHLEFAAGVPIEARGHAWAGLYRFRSSVAGNPVDSAIKQIRLVSLGSRTYLCQ
- a CDS encoding PmoA family protein, producing the protein MFSLSQTQHSLTIAWDRQQILGYHFPEDGNRPFCHPLNLPGAPPLTMNEPGDHVHHQGLWVAWKKVNEVNFWEQPTPGSDPTGFGKIVHQRIVAQSADADSASLTAENAWIDWQGLTHLTEQREIVVHPPTTDTMQIFVSLTLQPNEREVVLDLRRGEPGADGRFYSGMAIRFDNIITPGSLLDADGRTEPMDIFGKQSRWCSFTSQHPTDNKTYGVAIVDHPDNPRYPTTWWVRNRENYCLIHPSLVYYEPLHLASDEALKLQYRVVLYRGEPNAAFFE
- a CDS encoding sulfatase-like hydrolase/transferase; the protein is MQNKVVNKFLLISIDCWRFDALSRTNPFFNTPKFDLLTQDFSLAEKFFVPAPATRPSHTSYFTGLYPFEHGVYGQTYLKMFEGIPNLFQIFDDAGYHITGRSERPEVFRFLDFEPFITSVDPNANAQHLGSLEDLVQQINQPSDVPQFCFLHFWYTHGGYGMSGIPGAPSLKSLVDNGRIDEALRFYYAAATHILEFKLVEILKQLQLSDWAVFIFGDHGEGICEEITDHGGTLNQNVLHVPLLAHIPGVSNLALSFESPNPPISAIDLFPTITNLAGIDVDYHGYGRDLLSPSKIDENRLVLSELDSLYGVGFLSRDNLEMPHHRVTSRTTVDNEEIRKYSEGVRLWSLTDGEYLYREDEQTGEFVYRHVLSGEDLTCEDPDRFRDAYDEILMNSNYQHLLTQESTDEETEILEGKLRDLGYVE